The following is a genomic window from Nitrospirota bacterium.
GGAGGACGGGACATCCGCGGCCCTGTTCATCTCGACGGGGGCCAAGAAGGGTGTTTCAGCGGACGCGGCGGTGGTCGGCCTGGGAGGGTTGGTGGGCAGGGTGGTCACAGCGTCGCGCGACTACGCGAAAGTCTTGCCTATGACGGACGCATCGAGCGCCGCCGGAGCCGTGGTCCAACGATCGAGGGTCCAGGCGGTTGTGCGAGGGGCGGGTCGGAACCGATGCCGCCTGGAGCACGTCCCCGTCAACAGCGATGTCGGCGTGGGCGATGCGGTTGTGACCTCGGGTCTGGACGGCCTTTTCCCCCCCGGCCTCATGATCGGACTGGTCAGCCGGGTGGAGCGGCCCACGGGCGCTTTCTTCGCGGAAATTGAATTGGCCCCGGCGGTCCGGATCAGCCAGTTGGAGGAAGTTCTGGTGATTTCGCCCGGCCGGGCGGATGAAACAAACCCCTCCACCGATTTCCCGGCAGGATCGCCATGAGGATCCTTCAATCGCCCGGGGCGGCGCCCGAGGTCCGCAGGGTCCGAATCCACCTGTTCTGCGTTCTAGCCGCCATGCTTCTCTTGGGTCTGGGCCCCTACCTGCCTTCTCCCATCCAGCCGGTCCACCTGTGTCTGGCCACGGTGGTCTTTCTAGCCCTCAGCCGGCCTTCGTGGTCGGACCTGGTCGCGGTCTTCTTGTATGGGATCTGGATGGACTCTCTTTATTCGTGGTTCAAGGGCTACGCTCTGAGCTGGGTGGTCGTATACCTTCTCATCCAGGGACTTCTTCGGATCGTCCGCGTCAATTCCGTGGCGACCCGAACCGCCGTGGGAGCGGGGACCTTCACCGCCGTCTGGGCCGTGCGATGGCTCCTCAGCGAAACCTTCGATTCGGAAGGGGCGTATTTCCGGTGGGGTTGGCTTTTGCTGCAGCCCCTGCTGGGAGCCGGGTGGACCCTCCTCTGTTTCGTCCTGTACGAAAGGCTGGA
Proteins encoded in this region:
- the mreC gene encoding rod shape-determining protein MreC produces the protein MFRFRIQIVLVLIVFLAAGNAVYQANRTGHPSTMAGEKWMVELSLWPTRWFAWPFRQAAKVWDRYVALVGVSKENESLRRRLAELEMETTRLKEVELSHGRMKSLMEFRETLPQAMVGAQVVARTEDGTSAALFISTGAKKGVSADAAVVGLGGLVGRVVTASRDYAKVLPMTDASSAAGAVVQRSRVQAVVRGAGRNRCRLEHVPVNSDVGVGDAVVTSGLDGLFPPGLMIGLVSRVERPTGAFFAEIELAPAVRISQLEEVLVISPGRADETNPSTDFPAGSP